The Thermosynechococcus sp. HN-54 DNA segment GCTTCCGGCTGCTTGAGAATACTGACTTTAACCGCTGGCTGGCCATTGAGCGTTACGAATACCCGCTGCTCGGCACTGCCATCCACCACTTGCGCCACATCCCGCAGATAGACTCGCTGACCATGGGTGCCCGTCAGCACCACATCCTCAATTTCACTGGCATTGCGAAACCGTCCCACTGTTCGCGTCAAGGGTTCTGCCATTGAGCCGCGAATCCGCCCGCCGGAGACATCTTGGTTGCGATCGCTCAAAGCGGTTAACACTTGATTTAGCCCCACCCCCGTAGCTTGCAGTCGATCCAGATCCACTAGAATTCGCACTTCTTCGGTCGTCCCCCCAGAGATATCCACCCCTGCCACGCCGGGGACAACACTCAGTTCGCGATCCAAATCCTCGTCGGCAAAGACCCGTAACTGGCGACCACTGAGCGTTTCTGAGGTCAGTGCAAACTCATAGACTGGCAATTGCGACGGATCAAACTTAAAGAGGCGCGGCGACTCAATCATATCCGGCAAGCTACTGCGGGCACGGTTAAAAGCAGCAGTGGCTTCATTTAAGGCCTGATCAACATCGCCACCGGGTTCAAAGAATAAGTCAATGCTGACTTGACCTTCGCGGGTTTGGGAATAAACCTGCACCACTCCCTCCGTACGACTGAGGGCTTCCTCAAGGGGCTTGGTCACCTCCTCAACAGCGACGCTAGGTACCACCCCTGGAACATCCAGCCGTACACCAATGCGCGGGTAGGTAATTGCCGGTAGCAAATCCACTTGCAGCCGCATGAGAATGAAGACCGCCAAAACAACGACAGTCAGGGTCAGCATCAGGGTACCGATATGGCGGGTCACCGCCAAGCTGCTAAAGCTAAACCGGGAGGAGGTCATGCAAGTTCAACTAGTGTAAAAGTCATCCTTTAGACACCGCTACTCTAACAAATTGTTTCTCAGCTTTCATCGGCGTAATTTTCTTCCTGAGATATTCCTCAGGCCTGCTGACTTGCTGATGCAGCTCTCACTCAATTGAATTGGTGGGTAAGCTTATGAAGAGCAGGGTGTCATACCCAGACCCAGCGATCGCGCCCCCCATGCTTTGCCTGATACAGCGCTTGATCCGCGCGAGGAATTGAGTCACTCAGCACCTGTTCCCCCGGTCGAAAAAGTGTGACCCCTAAGCTAATGGTTGCAGCCAAAAACTGCTGATCCTCTAGTTCAATGGGTTCGTTTCTCACCGCGGAGCAGAGTTCCTCGGCCACTGATTTAGCATGGTCTACATTGGTGGCAAAAAACAAGAGAACAAATTCTTCGCCCCCCCAGCGAACCAAAATACTATCTTGACAGGCCTCTATCACCTGCTTTGCTCTTGCCGCTAAGGTACGCAGAACCACATCGCCCTGATCATGACCATAGGTATCGTTGATGTGCTTAAAGTGATCGATGTCGAAAATCATGACGGTTAGCAGCGCATCCCCTGTCGCTGCTTGGGACTGGTAAGCCTCAACCCGACTCAACAGAAAGCGGCGATTAAAAGCCCCAGTGAGGGGATCTAACCAAGCCAAGGCCAACAGCGCTTGCTCTCGCTGGCGCATATCACTGATGTCAGAAACAATCCACACACGCCCTAGCCGACTGTCGCCTCGCACGGGATGGGTGTCAATGAGGAAGGTTTTCTCACCCATCAGACACTCCCCCTTCGCACTGAAGTTTGCATCAGCACTCAAGCCTTGAAAAATTTGGGTTAATTCGTCGCCGTTATCGCATCTCTGCCGTGCCTGTTTCATTTGCTCGGCAACGACCTGAACAGGATGGCTCCCTGCTGGCAGTTGCAACCACTGACTGGCATAGGCATTGACCATGGCTGTAGAGCCATCCCCCTTGATCAAAACCAAGCCCAGCGGCACGGTGTCGAAAATATCTTGGAATTGCACTTCAAAAATGACGCTGCTTTGCCGTTGGCGATGATGGGTCAACAGTTGCCGAT contains these protein-coding regions:
- a CDS encoding GGDEF domain-containing protein, which gives rise to MLKSLHEHLPRQLLPAPDAITAFCHLVANWSQSDLVLALTVDHQGNRAQIITTTSTSRFPNVEIIAPWQDLVEGAVIDVTPFLKLPSIFFCLLDKVERIVYLPCGEPEQWQQGLLLVNPVEGLLWQLAEQQGYIAALYRQLLTHHRQRQSSVIFEVQFQDIFDTVPLGLVLIKGDGSTAMVNAYASQWLQLPAGSHPVQVVAEQMKQARQRCDNGDELTQIFQGLSADANFSAKGECLMGEKTFLIDTHPVRGDSRLGRVWIVSDISDMRQREQALLALAWLDPLTGAFNRRFLLSRVEAYQSQAATGDALLTVMIFDIDHFKHINDTYGHDQGDVVLRTLAARAKQVIEACQDSILVRWGGEEFVLLFFATNVDHAKSVAEELCSAVRNEPIELEDQQFLAATISLGVTLFRPGEQVLSDSIPRADQALYQAKHGGRDRWVWV